The segment GCTCGTCGAACAGCATCACCTTGGGGTCCATCGCCAGCGCACGGGCGATCGCCACCCGCTGCTGCTGACCGCCGGAGAGCTGCGCGGGGTACTTGTCCGCCTGGGTGCCGACACCGACCCGGTCGAGCAGGGCGCGGGCCTTCTTCGCGGCTGCCGCCTTGTCCGTCTTGCGGACCTTGGTCTGGCCCAGCATCACGTTTTCGAGCACGGTCTTGTGCGCGAAAAGGTTGAAGGACTGGAAGACCATGCCCACATCGGCGCGCAGCCGGGCCAGTTCGCGGCCCTCCTGCGGCAGTGGCTTCCCGTCGATCGTGATGCTGCCGCTGTCGATGGTCTCCAGGCGGTTGATCGTGCGGCAGAGCGTCGACTTGCCGGAGCCCGAGGGCCCGATCACGACGACGACCTCGCCGCGGTTGATCGTCAGGTCGATGTCCTGGAGCACGTGCAGCGCGCCGAAGTGCTTGTTCACGTTGTCCAGCACGACCAGCTGGTCCGCTGCCGGCGCGGGACCGTCGGCGTTCTTGGTCACCGATACTTCGCTCATCGGCGTGTGGCTCCGTCCTCCTCGATTGGGGAG is part of the Streptomyces platensis genome and harbors:
- a CDS encoding amino acid ABC transporter ATP-binding protein, with translation MSEVSVTKNADGPAPAADQLVVLDNVNKHFGALHVLQDIDLTINRGEVVVVIGPSGSGKSTLCRTINRLETIDSGSITIDGKPLPQEGRELARLRADVGMVFQSFNLFAHKTVLENVMLGQTKVRKTDKAAAAKKARALLDRVGVGTQADKYPAQLSGGQQQRVAIARALAMDPKVMLFDEPTSALDPEMINEVLDVMQQLARDGMTMVVVTHEMGFARSAANRVVFMADGRIVEEAEPNQFFNNPRSDRAKDFLSKILHH